A DNA window from Vigna angularis cultivar LongXiaoDou No.4 chromosome 1, ASM1680809v1, whole genome shotgun sequence contains the following coding sequences:
- the LOC108332684 gene encoding heavy metal-associated isoprenylated plant protein 7 gives MGEEEKKPEETKVEEKKAEEPKEEKKPEQDKKPEESKDEKESKEEESAPPPPEIVLRVFMHCEGCARKVRRSLKGFPGVEDILTDCKSHKVVVKGEKADPLKVLERVQRKSHRKVELLSPIPKPPAEEEKKPEEEEKPKPEEKKEEVITVVLKVHMHCEACSQEIKRRIEKMKGVESVEADLKSSEVSVKGVFEAEKLVEHVSKRTGKHAVIVKQEAEKKEGEGKEESKGEKKGEEGEKKEKENGEGEEKKKKEGEGEGKAEEGGTEENTVMELKKSEYYYNPPRYGMEFYAYPGPAYPPQIFSDENPNACSVM, from the exons ATGGGCGAG GAAGAGAAAAAACCAGAGGAAACCAAAGTGGAGGAGAAAAAAGCAGAGGAACCCAAGGAGGAGAAGAAACCCGAGCAAGACAAAAAACCAGAGGAGTCAAAAGATGAAAAGGAATCCAAGGAGGAGGAATCTGCGCCGCCACCGCCAGAAATCGTGCTTAGAGTCTTCATGCATTGCGAGGGTTGTGCTCGCAAGGTTCGTCGCTCCCTCAAAGGATTCCCAG GGGTGGAAGATATTCTAACGGATTGCAAGTCTCACAAGGTGGTGGTGAAAGGCGAAAAGGCGGATCCGCTGAAGGTTCTAGAAAGAGTACAGAGGAAGAGCCACAGAAAGGTTGAGCTTCTCTCTCCTATCCCAAAACCACCAgcggaagaagagaaaaagccCGAAGAGGAAGAGAAGCCCAAACCagaggagaagaaagaagag GTTATCACAGTGGTTCTGAAAGTCCACATGCATTGCGAGGCGTGCTCGCAGGAAATCAAGAGACGGATCGAGAAAATGAAAG GGGTGGAGTCAGTGGAAGCAGATCTGAAGAGTTCAGAGGTGAGCGTGAAGGGGGTGTTCGAGGCAGAGAAGCTGGTGGAGCACGTGTCGAAGAGGACAGGGAAGCATGCAGTGATAGTGAAGCAGGAGGCAGAGAAGAAggagggagaaggaaaagaagagagCAAAGGGGAGAAGAAGGGAGAGGAAGgtgagaagaaggagaaagagaatggtgaaggagaagagaagaagaagaaagaaggagaaGGTGAAGGAAAAGCAGAAGAAGGAGGCACAGAAGAAAACACAGTGATGGAGCTGAAAAAAAGTGAGTATTACTACAACCCTCCAAGGTATGGAATGGAGTTCTATGCATACCCTGGACCAGCTTACCCTCCCCAGATCTTCAGTGATGAGAACCCCAATGCCTGTTCTGTCATGTAA